The following proteins are co-located in the Castor canadensis chromosome 5, mCasCan1.hap1v2, whole genome shotgun sequence genome:
- the Azi2 gene encoding 5-azacytidine-induced protein 2 isoform X2, producing the protein MDALVEDDICILNHEKAHRRETMTPVSIYSGDESVASHFALVTAYEDIKKRLKDSEKENAFLKKRIRVLEEKLVGAQLDEETSSVGREQVNKAYHAYREVCIDRDNLKSKLDKMNKDNSESLKVLNEQLQSKEVELLQLRTEVETQQVMRNLNPLASNWEVEKLSCDLKIHGLEQELELMRKECNNLKIELQKAKQMDPSQEDNLKNRDLQRLSISSDNMQHAYWELKREMSNLHLVTQVQAELLRKLKTPTAIKKACAPVGYVEDLGKDSTKLHLMNFTATYRRHLPLSPNGKAICHTPSSPLPGDIKVLSEKAILQSWTDNERSIPNDGTDFQEHNSYGRNSLEDNSWVFPSPPKSSETAFGETKSKTLPLPNLPPLHYLDHHNQNCVYKN; encoded by the exons ATGGATGCACTAGTAGAAGATGATATCTGCATTCTGAATCATGAAAAAGCCCATAGAAGAGAGACAATGACTCCAGTCTCAATATATTCAGGAGATGAATCTGTTGCATCACATTTTGCCCTTGTCACTGCATATGAAGACATCAAAAAACGACTTAAGgactcagagaaagagaatgctttcttaaagaaaagaataagggtTTTGGAAgaaaag CTTGTTGGAGCTCAATTAGATGAAGAAACAAGTTCTGTGGGACGAGAACAAGTAAATAAGGCTTATCATGCATATCGAGAAGTTTGCATTGATAGAGATAATTTGAAGAGCAAATTGGATAAAATG AATAAAGACAACTCTGAATCTTTGAAAGTATTGAATGAACAGCTACAATCTAAAGAAGTAGAACTCCTCCAGCTAAGAACAGAGGTAGAAACTCAGCAGG TGATGAGGAATTTAAATCCACTTGCATCAAACTGGGAAGTGGAAAAGTTGAGCTGTGATCTGAAGATCCATGGATTGGAACAAGAGTTGGAACTGATGAGGAAAGAATGCAACAATCTCAAAATAGAGCTGCAAAAAGCTAAACAAATG GATCCATCTCAGGAAGACAATCTGAAGAACAGAGATCTCCAAAGACTGAGCATTTCAAG TGATAATATGCAACATGCATACTGGGAATTGAAGAGAGAAATGTCTAATTTACATCTGGTGACACAAGTACAAGCTGAACtactaagaaaactgaaaacaccaACTGCAATCAAGAAAG CCTGTGCCCCAGTAGGATATGTTGAAGACCTTGGGAAAGACAGCACGAAATTGCACTTGATGAATTTCACTGCAACATACAGAAGACATCTCCCTCTCTCACCAAATGGCAAAGCTATTTGTCATACTCCATCTTCCCCTTTACCAGGAGATATAAAGGTTTTATCAGAGAAAGCAATTCTCCAATCATGGACAGATAATGAGAGATCCATTCCTAATGATGGCACAGACTTTCAAGAACACAACTCTTATGGCAGAAATTCTTTGGAAGATAATTCTTGGGTCTTCCCAAGCCCTCCTAAATCAAGCGAGACAGCATTTGGGgaaactaaaagtaaaactttGCCTTTACCTAACCTGCCACCATTGCATTACTTAGATCACCATAATCAAAACTGTGTTTATAAGAATTAG
- the Azi2 gene encoding 5-azacytidine-induced protein 2 isoform X1 produces the protein MVDHSQDGYKMLFVNAVMDALVEDDICILNHEKAHRRETMTPVSIYSGDESVASHFALVTAYEDIKKRLKDSEKENAFLKKRIRVLEEKLVGAQLDEETSSVGREQVNKAYHAYREVCIDRDNLKSKLDKMNKDNSESLKVLNEQLQSKEVELLQLRTEVETQQVMRNLNPLASNWEVEKLSCDLKIHGLEQELELMRKECNNLKIELQKAKQMDPSQEDNLKNRDLQRLSISSDNMQHAYWELKREMSNLHLVTQVQAELLRKLKTPTAIKKACAPVGYVEDLGKDSTKLHLMNFTATYRRHLPLSPNGKAICHTPSSPLPGDIKVLSEKAILQSWTDNERSIPNDGTDFQEHNSYGRNSLEDNSWVFPSPPKSSETAFGETKSKTLPLPNLPPLHYLDHHNQNCVYKN, from the exons ATGGTGGATCATTCACAGGATGGTTACAAAATGTTGTTTGTAAATG cTGTCATGGATGCACTAGTAGAAGATGATATCTGCATTCTGAATCATGAAAAAGCCCATAGAAGAGAGACAATGACTCCAGTCTCAATATATTCAGGAGATGAATCTGTTGCATCACATTTTGCCCTTGTCACTGCATATGAAGACATCAAAAAACGACTTAAGgactcagagaaagagaatgctttcttaaagaaaagaataagggtTTTGGAAgaaaag CTTGTTGGAGCTCAATTAGATGAAGAAACAAGTTCTGTGGGACGAGAACAAGTAAATAAGGCTTATCATGCATATCGAGAAGTTTGCATTGATAGAGATAATTTGAAGAGCAAATTGGATAAAATG AATAAAGACAACTCTGAATCTTTGAAAGTATTGAATGAACAGCTACAATCTAAAGAAGTAGAACTCCTCCAGCTAAGAACAGAGGTAGAAACTCAGCAGG TGATGAGGAATTTAAATCCACTTGCATCAAACTGGGAAGTGGAAAAGTTGAGCTGTGATCTGAAGATCCATGGATTGGAACAAGAGTTGGAACTGATGAGGAAAGAATGCAACAATCTCAAAATAGAGCTGCAAAAAGCTAAACAAATG GATCCATCTCAGGAAGACAATCTGAAGAACAGAGATCTCCAAAGACTGAGCATTTCAAG TGATAATATGCAACATGCATACTGGGAATTGAAGAGAGAAATGTCTAATTTACATCTGGTGACACAAGTACAAGCTGAACtactaagaaaactgaaaacaccaACTGCAATCAAGAAAG CCTGTGCCCCAGTAGGATATGTTGAAGACCTTGGGAAAGACAGCACGAAATTGCACTTGATGAATTTCACTGCAACATACAGAAGACATCTCCCTCTCTCACCAAATGGCAAAGCTATTTGTCATACTCCATCTTCCCCTTTACCAGGAGATATAAAGGTTTTATCAGAGAAAGCAATTCTCCAATCATGGACAGATAATGAGAGATCCATTCCTAATGATGGCACAGACTTTCAAGAACACAACTCTTATGGCAGAAATTCTTTGGAAGATAATTCTTGGGTCTTCCCAAGCCCTCCTAAATCAAGCGAGACAGCATTTGGGgaaactaaaagtaaaactttGCCTTTACCTAACCTGCCACCATTGCATTACTTAGATCACCATAATCAAAACTGTGTTTATAAGAATTAG